One Silene latifolia isolate original U9 population chromosome 4, ASM4854445v1, whole genome shotgun sequence DNA segment encodes these proteins:
- the LOC141652893 gene encoding putative glutamyl endopeptidase, chloroplastic has translation MSIPHNPVQSASNSIDQDDLAASSGYKLPPTELREIVDAPPLPALFVSPQRDKILFLKRRSLPPLADLARPEAKLAGVRIDVNCNTRSRMSFYTGISIHQLMNDGTLGIEKTIHGLPDGAKINFVTWSNDGKHLAFVVRVDEDDGSSSKLRLWIADVVTGQAKPLFQSTDIYVNAVFDDFVWVGDSTLLICTIPTCRGEPPKKPLVPPGPKIQSNEQKSTIQARTYQDLLKDEFDAHLFDYYATSQLVLASLDGKIEAFGKPAVYTSLDPSPDKKYVMVTSLHRPYSYTVPCGRFPKKVDLWTANGKFVRQLCDLPLAENIPIAHGSVRQGMRSINWRADKPSILYWAETQDGGDAKVEVSPRDIVYMQPAEASEDEQPIILHQLDLRYGGISWCDESLALVSESWYKTRKTRTWVISPGSKDVSPRILFERSSEDVYSDPGSPMLRRTADGSYVIARIKKENDDATYLLLRGKGATPQGNIPFLDLLDINTGKKERIWESDKEKYYEKVVTLMSDQNEGDMFLHQLKILTSKESKTENAQYFIQSWPDKKACQITNFPHPYPQLASIHKEMIRYERKDGVQLTATLYLPQGYDPSTDGPLPCLIWSYPGEFKSKDAAGQVRGSPNEFASIASTSPLLWLARRFAVLSGPTIPIIGEGDEEANDRYVEQLVASAEAAVKEVIQRGVAHPSKIAVGGHSYGAFMTANLLAHAPHLFSCGIARSGAYNRTLTPFGFQAEDRTLWEATNTYVEMSPFMAANKIKKPILIIHGEEDSNEGTLTMQSDRFYNALKGHGTLCRLVVLPYESHGYSSRESIMHVLWETDRWLQKHCVSNTSE, from the exons ATGAGTATACCTCATAATCCTGTTCAGTCTGCTTCTAATTCCATTGATCAAG ATGATTTGGCAGCGAGTAGTGGATATAAGCTACCTCCGACTGAGTTAAGGGAAATTGTCGATGCTCCTCCTTTGCCAGCATTATTTGTCTCTCCTCAGAGAGATAAGATATTATTTCTCAAACGAAGATCTCTACCTCCTCTGGCAGACCTTGCTAGACCAGAAGCAAAGCTTGCAGGTGTTCGTATTGATGTCAATTGCAACACTAGGAGTCGTAT GTCATTTTATACAGGTATCAGCATTCATCAATTGATGAATGACGGTACCCTCGGGATAGAAAAGACAATTCATGGCTTACCTGATGGTGCTAAGATCAACTTCGTTACCTG GTCAAATGATGGTAAACATCTAGCATTTGTTGTACGAGTTGATGAG GACGATGGTAGTAGCAGCAAGCTCCGCTTATGGATTGCTGACGTGGTAACAGGACAAGCAAAACCTTTGTTTCAGTCAACGGACATCTACGTAAATGCTGTCTTTGACGA TTTTGTTTGGGTAGGTGACTCAACTCTATTGATATGCACCATTCCAACCTGTCGTGGCGAGCCCCCTAAGAAGCCTTTGGTCCCACCTGGTCCTAAGATACAATCAAACGAGCAAAAAAGCACCATACAAGCTAGAACCTACCAAGATTTGTTGAAAGATGAATTCGACGCACATCTGTTTGATTATTATGCAACTTCACAACTCGTGTTAGCTTCCCTGGATGGAAAGATAGAAGCTTTTGGGAAACCAGCTGTCTATACATCACTGGATCCCTCCCCTGATAAAAAATACGTAATGGTTACTTCACTCCACAGGCCATACTCTTACACTGTACCTTGCGGAAGATTTCCAAAGAAGGTTGACCTATGGACAGCTAATGGGAAATTTGTGAGACAACTTTGTGATCTGCCTTTGGCTGAGAATATTCCTATTGCTCATGGTAGTGTGCGGCAAGGGATGCGTTCTATCAATTGGAGAGCAGATAAGCCGTCGATTCTTTATTG GGCGGAGACTCAAGATGGTGGTGATGCAAAGGTGGAAGTTTCGCCTCGAGATATTGTTTACATGCAACCAGCTGAAGCAAGTGAAGACGAACAACCAATCATATTGCACCAACTTGATCTTCGATATGG GGGTATATCTTGGTGTGACGAATCTCTGGCTCTAGTGTCTGAATCTTGGTATAAAACGAGGAAAACACGAACCTGGGTTATATCTCCTGGAAGCAAAGATGTTAGTCCACGGATATTGTTTGAAAGATCTAGTGAAGATGTGTATTCTGATCCTGGTTCTCCTATGTTACGGAGAACAGCTGATGGATCATATGTGATTGCAAGGATAAAGAAGGAGAATGATGATGCAACTTACCTTTTACTTAGAGGCAAGGGGGCTACCCCCCAAGGAAACATCCCATTCCTTGATTTATTGGACAT TAATACAGGCAAGAAAGAGAGAATATGGGAGAGTGACAAGGAGAAATATTATGAAAAAGTTGTAACCTTAATGTCTGATCAGAATGAAGGGGATATGTTTCTCCACCAACTGAAAATACTTACCTCAAAGGAATCAAAAACCGAAAATGCCCAATATTTTATACAAAGCTGGCCTGATAAAAAGGCATGTCAAATTACAAATTTTCCCCATCCATATCCCCAGCTGGCTTCAATACATAAGGAGATGATCAGGTATGAAAGAAAAGATGGGGTGCAACTTACTGCAACACTATACCTGCCACAAGGGTATGATCCCTCAACAGATGGACCTTTACCTTGTCTCATTTGGTCTTATCCTGGAGAATTCAAGAGCAAAGATGCTGCAGGTCAAGTACGCGGTTCTCCTAATGAGTTTGCTAGCATAGCCTCTACTTCTCCTCTTCTTTGGTTGGCTAGAAG GTTTGCTGTTTTGTCTGGGCCTACAATTCCTATCATTGGTGAAGGCGATGAGGAAGCAAATGATAG GTATGTAGAGCAACTTGTTGCAAGCGCTGAGGCTGCCGTCAAAGAAGTCATCCAGCGAGGG GTGGCGCACCCTAGCAAGATAGCAGTTGGAGGCCACTCTTATGGAGCATTCATGACAGCAAACCTTCTAGCTCATGCTCCCCATCTCTTCAGCTGTGGTATCGCTCGCTCTGGAGCTTATAATAGAACTCTTACCCCTTTTGGATTCCAG GCTGAGGATAGAACACTCTGGGAAGCGACAAACACTTATGTAGAGATGAGCCCGTTTATGGCGGCTAATAAGATTAAAAAACCTATTTTAATCATCCATGGGGAGGAAGATAGTAATGAAGGTACACTGACAATGCAG TCAGACCGATTTTATAATGCGCTGAAGGGTCATGGGACGCTGTGCCGCTTGGTAGTTCTTCCGTATGAGAGCCATGGTTATTCATCTCGAGAAAGCATCATGCATGTTCTATGGGAAACAGATAGGTGGCTTCAGAAGCATTGTGTCTCAAACACATCTGAATGA
- the LOC141652052 gene encoding calvin cycle protein CP12-1, chloroplastic-like — MATLNVSMSPKVVLASKPAWREYETPRLANTVTYVRKGSFNVRRGLVTVVRASPDKLSESIEQSIKAAQETCADNPETGECAAAWDEVEEVSAAASHARDKSKDTDPLETYCKDNPETDECRTYDN, encoded by the coding sequence ATGGCAACCTTGAATGTTTCAATGAGCCCGAAAGTGGTGCTAGCAAGCAAGCCAGCATGGAGAGAATATGAAACACCAAGGTTAGCCAACACGGTTACGTACGTTAGGAAGGGGAGTTTCAATGTTAGACGGGGATTGGTGACTGTGGTTCGAGCCTCACCTGATAAGCTGTCTGAGAGTATTGAGCAAAGCATCAAGGCCGCTCAGGAGACGTGCGCTGATAACCCTGAGACCGGGGAATGTGCTGCTGCTTGggatgaggttgaggaggtcaGTGCGGCTGCTAGCCATGCCAGGGACAAGTCCAAGGACACTGACCCACTCGAGACTTATTGCAAGGATAACCCTGAGACCGACGAGTGCAGGACCTATGATAATTGA
- the LOC141652906 gene encoding uncharacterized protein LOC141652906: MGWCSCIFSPKFLLTLFLISAIPVGILIALEKVPPSSHVYQYHSNSWFRECARWDHLNRQFIVSYLEGGLGVLKVPQDGNADNVILDEITVVKDGDLTGNASVGFTIDRVRNRVLVAVGDIKGNKYSGLAAYDLTSWQRLFLAHLSSPSDEKSFADDVAVDNEGNAYVTDVKSSKIWKVDAQGQLLTTIRSPLFSFKQWYKNLVGVNGIVYHPDGYLLVIHTFSGTLYKIDLNQGDHAIKVVKLVKGSIALGDGLELLSPNKIVVAGSYPSAQLLESSDGWETASVVGKYWGPMHRIATSATVKDGKVYLSHMVGLGYPKRKHVIVEAKFKI; this comes from the exons ATGGGGTGGTGTTCCTGCATATTCTCACCCAAATTCCTACTAACACTCTTCCTCATCTCCGCCATCCCCGTAGGCATACTCATAGCACTAGAAAAGGTCCCACCCTCCAGCCACGTGTACCAATACCACAGCAACAGCTGGTTTAGAGAATGCGCTCGGTGGGACCATCTCAACCGTCAATTCATCGTCTCCTACTTGGAAGGCGGTCTAGGAGTGCTCAAGGTTCCACAGGACGGTAACGCTGACAATGTTATTTTAGATGAAATCACTGTCGTCAAGGACGGCGACTTAACCGGGAATGCCTCGGTCGGGTTCACCATAGACCGGGTTCGGAACCGTGTGTTGGTAGCGGTTGGGGATATTAAAGGGAATAAATACAGTGGTCTTGCTGCTTACGATTTAACCTCTTGGCAACGCTTGTTCCTCGCTCACCTTTCTTCTCCCT CTGACGAAAAATCTTTTGCGGATGACGTAGCGGTCGACAACGAAGGTAATGCCTATGTGACAGATGTAAAATCAAGCAAGATTTGGAAGGTAGATGCACAAGGACAATTGTTGACTACCATAAGAAGTCCATTATTTTCCTTCAAACAGTGGTACAAGAATTTAGTAGGCGTTAACGGAATTGTGTACCACCCGGACGGTTACTTACTAGTAATTCATACATTTTCCGGGACATTGTACAAGATTGACCTAAACCAGGGCGATCATGCTATAAAAGTGGTCAAATTAGTTAAGGGGTCAATTGCACTGGGAGATGGGCTAGAACTTCTGTCTCCTAATAAGATTGTGGTTGCCGGGAGTTACCCCTCGGCTCAGCTCCTAGAAAGCTCGGATGGTTGGGAGACTGCGTCCGTGGTTGGCAAGTATTGGGGGCCTATGCACCGGATAGCCACATCCGCGACTGTCAAGGATGGTAAGGTGTACCTGAGTCATATGGTTGGGTTGGGGTACCCTAAGAGAAAACATGTCATTGTAGAAGCCAAATTTAAAATCTAG
- the LOC141651045 gene encoding bZIP transcription factor 53 yields MQQQQQQTGSSGSESDPRYANMDERKRKRMISNRESARRSRLRKQQHLDELIGQANNIKIENADVSRRIDATSKIYAGVESENNVLRAQIMELTDRLRSLNSVLEIVEEVSGLTMDIPDIPETLLEPWQLPCPVRPISNGF; encoded by the coding sequence ATgcaacaacagcagcagcaaaCAGGAAGTTCCGGGTCGGAATCCGACCCGAGATACGCTAACATGGACGAACGAAAGCGGAAGCGAATGATATCCAACCGAGAATCCGCACGGCGATCGAGGTTGCGGAAACAACAGCACCTGGACGAGTTGATTGGTCAAGCTAACAACATCAAGATCGAAAACGCTGACGTTTCGCGAAGAATTGACGCGACATCGAAGATTTACGCCGGTGTCGAATCGGAGAATAATGTACTGAGGGCACAGATCATGGAGTTGACTGATAGGTTGAGGTCTTTGAATTCAGTGCTTGAGATTGTGGAGGAGGTTAGTGGTTTAACCATGGATATTCCTGATATTCCTGAGACTTTGCTTGAGCCATGGCAGCTTCCTTGCCCTGTCCGCCCCATTTCTAACGGGTTCTGA